The genomic interval AGAACTGGTGCTGGTCATCGTGGTGCTGGCCATACTCGCAGTCACCGCCCTGCCCCGCTTCATCAACATCCAGGACGATGCCCTCAAGAGCAGCGTCTCGGCGACCGCGGGCAGTTTTGCCAGCGCCGTGCAACTCGCCCATGCAGGCTGGGCGGTCAAGGTGAAGGGAGAGCCGCTGGCACTCTATAACTTTAGCGGCATGGGCAGGCAGGATCTCGACATCAACAGCCACGGCTGGCCGGTGGGCACCAAGGAGGATCAGGGAGGTCAGGGCCCGGATGCCGTCTTCCCCGGTGGCGACAGCGATCAGATCTCCGTCAGCAGCCGGGATGACTGCGAGAGCCTGTTCGGCGCCCTGCTCGATACCGATCTGACGGCGGCCGATGAACTCGATAAAGACTCAAAGAGTGATTACATCTCCCGGCTTATCCCGGCAGACGGGCAGGCTGATGGCACGCTTCGCCACGACAACTGCCGCTACGCCCTGCGCGACTCCATTGGCCGCTTCCCGGCCTACCCTGAGGGTCTCTCTTTCGACTACAACAGCGTCAACGGCGCCGTGACGCGCAATTTTGATTGAGTGGCGAGGCATCGCCCTCCGACGTCGGCTCCTCCTGCTCGTCTTCGTCATAACGCACCGGCGCGCAGCAGCGCCGGTTCTCGGGCACCAGGCCCCACTCCTGACACCAGGCATCGTAGCGAGCCAGCCAACGCAGCAACACGCCTTTCATAAGACCCCTCCTTGCCTGCTTCACTCTCCTGACACCGCCTGCCCCGGGGCCCCTCACCGGGCCAATGCCATGGATCGGCGGCATCCAAACCTTCGGCCAAACGTATATATCTCAGGCTCCCAACCTCTTGGCCAGCCGCTGGCAGCCATAAAAAAACGACTCCATTTGGAGTCGTTTTATCAGAGCCATCTGGCTAATGCCATTGATTCCTTGGCCGGCAGGCTCAGGCAGGCAACGGTCTCGACGCGCATGGCGTGGAGGAGGAACATGTCAATCTCTCCGCACCAATGCCCGATCAGGCTTGCGCCGGCAGGCTCAGGCGGGCGACTGCTTCCACGTGCATGGAGTGCGGGAACATGTCCACCGGCTGCACCTCGTCCAGCACGAAGCCCTGCTTGACCAGCCAGGCGAGATCCCGGGCCAGGGTCTGGGGGTTGCAGGAGACATAGACCAGACGACGCGGCGCCATGGCGACCAGGGTCTGCAGCACCGCCTTGTCACAACCCTTGCGGGGCGGATCCATCACCACCACGTCGGCGGTCACGCCCTGGGCGTGCAGCTCGGGCATCAATTGTTCGGCCTTGCCCACGTGGAATTCGGTGTGCTCTATGCCGTTCAGGGCGGCGTTGCGGCGGGCATCGGAGATGGCGCTCTCCACCGACTCGATGCCCACCACCTTGGCGGCCTTGCCAGCCAGGAACAGGGAGATGGTGCCGATGCCGCAATAGATGTCGAACACCGTCTCGTTGCCGGTCAGCTCGCTG from Aeromonas rivipollensis carries:
- the tppF gene encoding type IVa pilus pseudopilin TppF; protein product: MPKHLSHGFTLLELVLVIVVLAILAVTALPRFINIQDDALKSSVSATAGSFASAVQLAHAGWAVKVKGEPLALYNFSGMGRQDLDINSHGWPVGTKEDQGGQGPDAVFPGGDSDQISVSSRDDCESLFGALLDTDLTAADELDKDSKSDYISRLIPADGQADGTLRHDNCRYALRDSIGRFPAYPEGLSFDYNSVNGAVTRNFD